AGCGGGGATAAATGCTGCCATGACTTATGGCTGTTTTTTTCAGGACATGGTAATTGGCTCGGGCACATTTTAATCGGTTGGCTTGCGACATGCTATTGTGGTTTCTATAATTGATGCAGGTCAGCTCCGGTAGGTAATCGAACTTTAAACCATGTTTAGCCAGTTGCTGGTGCAGGGCATTGTCTTCGTTGTAAAGCACATCAGGATCAAGGTCAAAACCGCCTGCATTAAGAAAAGCTTCCCGTTTGTATACTCCGAAATTTACAATCTTGGTTTTTATAGCATATTTAAGTGGATCCTCCTGTAATGCTTTAATGTCATAATTGGCAGAGCCCAATAATTCCCCGGATGCTGCATCTATGTATTTAAAGTTAAGCAATAACACCTCATAGTTATTGCCATAATCATTGATCCATTGATGGACCTTTGTACTGAAGTTGGGTAATAAATCATCATCTGCATCGTGGAAATGTATCCAGGTACAGGTTGTGTGTTTTGCTAAAGCATTTTTGCCAAAAGAGCATCCCTTATTGATGGTACCCGAAATTACTTTTGCACCGTATTGCGCAGCTATTTCGGCCGTTTTATCCGTGCTGCAATCATCATATACAAGGATTTCATCAAAAGGGATTTGTTGATGATTGGCCGATGTAAGCAACCTGGGAAGGTATTCTTCTGCGTTGTAGGCAGGTATGCAAAGCGCAAGCGTGTTCATGATCGTTGCTACAAAAACTTTGATTTTAGCCTGTTGTAAATGTAAATCATCAGTTTTTTTAAGGACTGTTTGTCAAGGATAGAGGCAATGGGGTATTCATGAGCTGAGGGGCTGTAGGATTCATTTAAAAACACATTAGATGAGCCTGGATTGAAATTACTGACAACGGATTGGTAATGTTCGAGGTAACCGGGAATTAGCATTGTTGCCGAAAGCAAAGTACTGATGGTCTCCAATCCCGACAAGGCGATTTGATGGTACGATTCTTCATCTGATTCAGTTATTGTTTGGATGCATTGAGCCAGCGCTTCAAGATCATTTGCAGGGTATTTAAATCCGTTTTTACCATGTTCAATCAATTCGGATACCCCGGCCTCTTCAGCGCAAATTACAGGGGTGCCTGCGGCTAAAAATTCCAGACAACTGAAATTAAACATATCCCAGGAGGAGGGAACAATGCCAAATTTTGCCTGCTGCTGTAAGGGCTTTATCTCTTCATTTGCTAGGGGCCGCTGCGGGATGATTTTTTTGCCCCAAATGCCTGGGAACTTTGCTTTCAGGTAAGCATCGGTCCCCAATTCATCATTAAAAGGCATATCGCGTCCAATCCATTTAATTAATGGTGGGTTTTCCATGAGCTGTAATGCTGCAGATAGTTGTACAGGGCCTTTCCATTGCTGCATCCTGGCGGTAACCAAACCAAAGTTTTCACGTTCTTTATAAGGTAGGATAGGATTGGAAACTGTGTAAATGGGGTGGAAATGATGGACGGATTTTGAAGTCAGCATCTGGTTCCAGAAAGTTTGATTGGCCTGGCTATAGGTAATCAGGCTATCACTTAATGGCAACAAAGCCAATTCGGTTTGCCGATACATCTCGGCCACCAGTCCCCCGTTAATGGGATGTTCATGCAAGGCAATTTGCCCTGAGCTTCCGTGTAAGCGAGTAATTACAGGTTTTTGGTGATGAATAGCCCAAGGAATAAAACCTAAACCAAAGTCAGTACATTCGATGATGTCAAAATCATCTCCCTGCCGGGCTTGTTGCCACATCGCCCAGGCAGCGGCTATATTGTTTTTAAAATCAGGCAATAAATCGTACTTGCTAAACTGAGTTGAATATTGAAGAAATAAATCCGGCCTAAGGTATTCAACGGCTACGCCATCATCATCAAAATGATCATAAGACTGCAAGTAACCACTGCCTACAATCACACTTATTTTTTCGCAATGAGGCTTCATAGCCTGAATATAATGCTGGTAATAAGTGGATATTCCACCACCTGAGTGTGGAAGATATTCAGGAAGTATAAAAAGTATTTTCAATTTTATTTAATGCGTAAAAAATCACCATTTATAATGCCTTCATCTTGTTTTCTAATATGTTCAGTCCACATTTCTCCTATTTCGAACATGGATAAGTCCGGACCCCATATCCAATCATGATCAGTTTCGCCCCAGGCACCTATTGCTATGGTGTATTTGCCGGGACGTAAAAAGCCGGCACTGAGGTTAAAGATTACCTTAAAATCGCCAGCAGTTAATGTCCGCCCATTAATATGCTCAGGAAGGGTAAACAGCCTGATACCATTATGGGACAGGCCTATTATAAAAACGATTCTTTTAAAATTAGTTTTTGAGATACCCTTTACTGTGAAAGAGATGGGATCGGATGGGTTTAATGTGTTGTTATGGCCTGAACGCTCATTAACAAGGACCTGGTTAAATATGATGCGATCTTTAAGGTTTCCGGCAAATTCCATATCGTTGATCACTACCTTGTTTAATAGCTGTGTGTAGGAATCAATGGCTTCTTTAATCGAAAGAACGGGGGTTGAGACACCATTGTTTAGTACGATGCCTTTTTTACAAAGTGCGTGTATGCTTGCCATATTATGACTTACAAACAGCACCGTCCTTCCTTCTCCCTTGCTCACCGCGCCCATTTTCCCCAGACACTTTTTCTGAAACTCCG
This is a stretch of genomic DNA from Candidatus Pedobacter colombiensis. It encodes these proteins:
- a CDS encoding glycosyltransferase — encoded protein: MNTLALCIPAYNAEEYLPRLLTSANHQQIPFDEILVYDDCSTDKTAEIAAQYGAKVISGTINKGCSFGKNALAKHTTCTWIHFHDADDDLLPNFSTKVHQWINDYGNNYEVLLLNFKYIDAASGELLGSANYDIKALQEDPLKYAIKTKIVNFGVYKREAFLNAGGFDLDPDVLYNEDNALHQQLAKHGLKFDYLPELTCINYRNHNSMSQANRLKCARANYHVLKKTAISHGSIYPRLLSDQLYNCIAILASVEDWIYVKKALQLCKALGHSHSTNGNKSFNFLTRIHPYLAVWLREKMIRVFKPQLRK
- a CDS encoding ABC transporter ATP-binding protein — protein: MNNIAIKVENLSKAYQLGEIGTGTISRDLERWWAKLRGKDDPFLRIGEINRTRDKGKSDIIWSLKDLHFEVEQGDAVGIIGRNGAGKSTLLKILSRVTAPTTGLAKIKGRIASLLEVGTGFHPELTGRENIFLNGAILGMRKAEIKRKFEEIVDFAGVERYIDTPVKRYSSGMYVRLAFAVAAHLESEILIVDEVLAVGDAEFQKKCLGKMGAVSKGEGRTVLFVSHNMASIHALCKKGIVLNNGVSTPVLSIKEAIDSYTQLLNKVVINDMEFAGNLKDRIIFNQVLVNERSGHNNTLNPSDPISFTVKGISKTNFKRIVFIIGLSHNGIRLFTLPEHINGRTLTAGDFKVIFNLSAGFLRPGKYTIAIGAWGETDHDWIWGPDLSMFEIGEMWTEHIRKQDEGIINGDFLRIK
- a CDS encoding glycosyltransferase, whose protein sequence is MKILFILPEYLPHSGGGISTYYQHYIQAMKPHCEKISVIVGSGYLQSYDHFDDDGVAVEYLRPDLFLQYSTQFSKYDLLPDFKNNIAAAWAMWQQARQGDDFDIIECTDFGLGFIPWAIHHQKPVITRLHGSSGQIALHEHPINGGLVAEMYRQTELALLPLSDSLITYSQANQTFWNQMLTSKSVHHFHPIYTVSNPILPYKERENFGLVTARMQQWKGPVQLSAALQLMENPPLIKWIGRDMPFNDELGTDAYLKAKFPGIWGKKIIPQRPLANEEIKPLQQQAKFGIVPSSWDMFNFSCLEFLAAGTPVICAEEAGVSELIEHGKNGFKYPANDLEALAQCIQTITESDEESYHQIALSGLETISTLLSATMLIPGYLEHYQSVVSNFNPGSSNVFLNESYSPSAHEYPIASILDKQSLKKLMIYIYNRLKSKFL